Within the Gordonia westfalica genome, the region CGCCCAGCGCGAACTGGTCGGGCCAGGCCCGGATCGACTCGGCCAGATAGACATACGCGGCCGGGCTGCTCGACACCTTGGTCGCGACCGCGGGCAGCGCCTTCATCAGGTACTCCATGTACACCGTGCGGAACGGCTTGAGAGTCGGCGTGGAGAACTCGCAGATCACCAGCCGCCCACCGGGTTTCAGCACACGACGCAGTTCGGCGAGCGCGGTCGGGACGTCATTGACGTTGCGCAGGCCGAAGGAGATGGTGGCCGCGTCGAAGGAGTTGTCGGCGAACGGCAGCGACAGCGCGTCGGCTGCGACCTTGGGCACGTCGCGGTGCGCGCCGGCCTTCAGCATGCCGAGTGAGAAGTCGGCCGCCACGCAGTGCGCGCCCGACGAGGCGAGTTCGACGGTCGACACGGCCGTTCCCGCCGCCAGGTCGAGGACGATGTCCCCGGGGCGCAGATCGAGCGCCTTACGGGTCTTCTTGCGCCAGCCGCGATCCTGCCCGAAGGACAGCACCGTGTTGGTGATGTCATAGCGTCGGGCGACGCCGTCGAACATCGCCGCGACCTCGGCCGGATCCTTCTCCAGACTTGCCCGCTGCGGTGGGTTCGCGCCCGTCGATGCCATGGGGGTCACGCTACCGCGCGCCGACGTCGCGACGGTCGTGAGGTACGCCGCACCGGCGACCCCCGGACGGTCCCGACGCTGCGGGCGCAGTGGATCATCGTCGAGTGAGCACAGCCCCATCTTCCGGACACCGCTCCGCAGGCCGCGACCACCGCATCCATCCCGCCTGGTGGGTGGCCGCGGTGGCCTTCCTCGCGCTGCTGGGTGCGGCCGGATTCCGGGCCGCGCCGGGTGCGCTGATGGTGCCGTTGCACCACGAGTTCGGGTGGTCGACCAGCGTGATGTCGCTGGCCGTGAGTATCAACCTGCTCCTGTTCGGACTGATCGCGCCGTTCGCTGCGGCACTCATGGATCGCTTCGGGATGCGGCAGGTCATCTCCGCGGCACTGGTGCTCGTCGCCTGCGGCGCGGGCGGCAGCGTGTTCATGACGGCGTCGTGGCAGCTGCTGCTGTTCTGGGGTCTGCTCATCGGCACCGGAACCGGGTCGATGGCGCTCGTGCTCGCCGCGACCGTCTCCACGCGCTGGTTCGTCGAGCGACGGGGCCTGGTCATGGGCGTGCTCACCGCCGGGTCGGCGACCGGGCAGCTCATCATCCTGCCGCCCGTCGCGTCTCTCGCCGAGTCCACCGGCTGGCGCGCGGCCTCCCTGGTGATCGCGGCGGCCGCGCTGGTCGTCGTGCCGCTGGTGTGGGCCGTGATGCGCGACCACCCGTCCGACCGCGGCGTCCTCCCCTACGGCGCCGATCCGAACACCTACACGCCGCCCGCCGACGCCACCGGCGGCGCGTTCTCCCGCGCGCTGGAAGCCCTGGCGTTCGCGTCGCGGTCGTGGTCGTTCTGGGCGCTCGCGATCGCCTTCGCGATCTGCGGGGCGACGACCAACGGACTCATCGGCATCCACTTCATCCCGTCGGCGCACGACCACGGCATGCCGACGACCGTCGCCGCCGGACTGCTCGCCGCGGTCGGCGTCTTCGACATCGCCGGCACCATCGCCTCCGGCTGGCTGACCGACAGATTCGATCCCCGCAAGCTGCTCGTCGCCTACTACGGTTTCCGTGGAGTGAGCCTCCTCCTGCTCCCGTGGCTGCTGTCGGAGACCGTCCACCCGAGCATGATCATGTTCGTGGTGATCTACGGACTCGACTGGGTCGCGACCGTGCCGCCCACCGCAGCCCTGTGCCGGGAACTGTTCGGTCAACGAGGGACCATCGTGTTCGGCTGGGTGTTCGCGTCCCATCAGGTCGGCGCCGCGGCGGCGGCCATCGGTGCCGGCGCCATCCGCGACTCCTTCGGCACCTACACCTACGCGTGGTGGGGCGGCGCCGTGCTGTGCGTCATCGCGGCCGCATTGTCGTTCGTCGTCGGAACGCGCCGGCGCGCGGACAGCCCCGACGCACTCGGCGACGATCAGGCAGGCCGGTCGAACTCGGCCGCGACGCCGGCACCGGTCACCGACCGGTAGTGCCCGACGAGTTCCGCACACACCGCGGGCCACGTCCGTGACCGCACCGCCTGCCCCGCAGCCCGGCCGAACGCCGCGCGCACCGCGTCGTCGTGCAGGGAATGGACGATCGAGGGCAGCGTGTCCTCGAATCGCCCGACGTCGAGCAGGTATCCGGTACGGAACGGCGACACCAGATCTCGGGGCCCGCCGGCGTCGGGCGCGATGACCGGCAGTGCACTGGCCATCGCCTCCTGGATCGTCTGACAGAACGTCTCGTGTTCGCCGGCGTGCACGAAGACGTCGAACGAGGCGTACGCGCAGGCCAGTGATTCGCCGCGGAGTTCGCCGGTGAACACCGCGTCCGGCATGAGCCGTTCCAGTCGCGCGCGTTCGGGACCGTCGCCGACGATCACCAGCCGCACCAGCGGGTCCCCGGCCAGGCCGGCCAGCCGCTCGACGTGCTTCTCCGGCGCCAGTCGCCCGACGAACCCGCAGACCAGCGCATCCTCACGATCGTGGAGCCACCCGGTCCGCAGCGCATCGCTCCGCCGGTCAGGCGAGAACAGGCCGAGGTCGACGCCGCGCCCCCACCGCCGGAGTCGCGGCACCCCGCGCGCGGCGAGGGCGGTCATGGTCTCGCTCGACGGCGCCAGGGTCAGATCGCACATCTCGTGCAGCCGGCGGGTGTATCGCCACGCCACCTTCTCGACCGCGCCGAGCTTGTAC harbors:
- a CDS encoding demethylmenaquinone methyltransferase, translating into MASTGANPPQRASLEKDPAEVAAMFDGVARRYDITNTVLSFGQDRGWRKKTRKALDLRPGDIVLDLAAGTAVSTVELASSGAHCVAADFSLGMLKAGAHRDVPKVAADALSLPFADNSFDAATISFGLRNVNDVPTALAELRRVLKPGGRLVICEFSTPTLKPFRTVYMEYLMKALPAVATKVSSSPAAYVYLAESIRAWPDQFALGDLIREAGFDRVRWQNMTGGIAAIHSARA
- a CDS encoding MFS transporter, producing the protein MSTAPSSGHRSAGRDHRIHPAWWVAAVAFLALLGAAGFRAAPGALMVPLHHEFGWSTSVMSLAVSINLLLFGLIAPFAAALMDRFGMRQVISAALVLVACGAGGSVFMTASWQLLLFWGLLIGTGTGSMALVLAATVSTRWFVERRGLVMGVLTAGSATGQLIILPPVASLAESTGWRAASLVIAAAALVVVPLVWAVMRDHPSDRGVLPYGADPNTYTPPADATGGAFSRALEALAFASRSWSFWALAIAFAICGATTNGLIGIHFIPSAHDHGMPTTVAAGLLAAVGVFDIAGTIASGWLTDRFDPRKLLVAYYGFRGVSLLLLPWLLSETVHPSMIMFVVIYGLDWVATVPPTAALCRELFGQRGTIVFGWVFASHQVGAAAAAIGAGAIRDSFGTYTYAWWGGAVLCVIAAALSFVVGTRRRADSPDALGDDQAGRSNSAATPAPVTDR
- a CDS encoding glycosyltransferase family 4 protein; amino-acid sequence: MRVAIVAESFLPQMNGVVNSVLRVVEHLESTGHEVVVIAPDTPRGAPSGPRMVGRSTPVHLLPSVRVPRVTSLPVGVPSPLLYRALRDFAPDVVHLASPFVVGAAGAAAARALGVPTVAVFQTDVAGFAASYKLGAVEKVAWRYTRRLHEMCDLTLAPSSETMTALAARGVPRLRRWGRGVDLGLFSPDRRSDALRTGWLHDREDALVCGFVGRLAPEKHVERLAGLAGDPLVRLVIVGDGPERARLERLMPDAVFTGELRGESLACAYASFDVFVHAGEHETFCQTIQEAMASALPVIAPDAGGPRDLVSPFRTGYLLDVGRFEDTLPSIVHSLHDDAVRAAFGRAAGQAVRSRTWPAVCAELVGHYRSVTGAGVAAEFDRPA